A genomic stretch from Flavobacterium nitratireducens includes:
- the rlmD gene encoding 23S rRNA (uracil(1939)-C(5))-methyltransferase RlmD, producing MGRKNTDKVVFHQIKVLDAGAKGVSVAKAPDGKVIFIPNVVPGDVVDVQTFKKRKAYYEGKAVKFHEFSEHRVDPICEHFGVCGGCKWQNMNYNQQLFYKHNEVKNHLQRIGKIELPEFEPILGSEKQFFYRNKMEFSFSNSRWLTEAEIGSDEDLGNRNALGFHIPKMWDKILDIKKCHLQEDPSNAIRNEVRDFANANGLTFFNPREHSGLLRTLMLRTASTGEIMLLIQFFEDDKANRELLLDHLYATFPQITSLQFVVNNKANDTIYDQDVQLYKGRNYILEEMEGLKFSINAKSFYQTNSDQAYELYKITREFAGLTGNETVYDLYTGTGTIAQFVSKKAKKVIGVESVPDAIKDAKANAERNNIDNCEFFVGDMKVVFNDAFIAQHGQPDVIITDPPRDGMHKDVIEQILKIAPEKVVYVSCNSATQARDLALMDEKYKVTKVRPVDMFPQTHHVENVVLLERK from the coding sequence ATGGGTAGAAAAAATACAGACAAAGTTGTCTTTCATCAGATAAAAGTCCTTGATGCAGGTGCAAAAGGCGTTTCGGTAGCAAAGGCTCCCGATGGTAAAGTAATATTTATCCCGAATGTGGTTCCGGGTGATGTGGTTGATGTGCAAACTTTCAAAAAACGCAAGGCGTATTATGAAGGAAAAGCGGTGAAATTCCACGAGTTTTCAGAGCATCGTGTGGATCCTATTTGTGAGCATTTTGGGGTTTGTGGTGGTTGCAAATGGCAAAATATGAACTACAACCAACAGTTGTTTTACAAACACAATGAGGTTAAAAACCACTTGCAACGCATTGGTAAAATCGAACTTCCTGAATTTGAACCCATTTTAGGTTCGGAGAAACAATTTTTCTACAGAAATAAAATGGAGTTTTCGTTCTCCAACAGCCGTTGGTTAACCGAAGCTGAAATAGGAAGCGATGAGGATTTAGGAAACAGAAACGCCCTAGGTTTCCACATCCCTAAAATGTGGGACAAAATTCTGGACATCAAAAAATGTCATTTACAAGAAGATCCTTCGAATGCGATTAGAAATGAAGTGCGTGATTTTGCTAATGCAAACGGATTGACTTTCTTTAATCCAAGAGAACATTCCGGTTTATTGCGTACTTTGATGTTGCGTACGGCTTCGACTGGCGAAATCATGCTTTTGATTCAGTTTTTCGAAGACGATAAAGCCAATAGAGAATTATTATTAGATCATTTGTATGCTACATTCCCGCAAATTACTTCGTTGCAATTTGTGGTGAATAATAAGGCGAATGATACTATTTACGATCAGGATGTTCAATTATACAAAGGTCGTAATTATATTCTAGAGGAAATGGAAGGTTTGAAATTTAGCATCAACGCTAAGTCTTTTTACCAAACCAATTCGGATCAGGCGTATGAATTGTACAAAATCACGAGAGAATTTGCCGGATTAACCGGAAATGAAACGGTTTACGATTTATATACCGGAACGGGAACTATTGCGCAATTCGTTTCAAAAAAAGCAAAAAAAGTAATTGGGGTAGAAAGTGTTCCGGATGCTATTAAAGACGCTAAAGCCAATGCAGAACGCAATAATATTGACAATTGCGAGTTCTTTGTTGGTGACATGAAAGTCGTGTTTAACGATGCTTTTATTGCCCAACACGGTCAACCGGATGTGATTATCACCGACCCTCCTCGTGACGGAATGCATAAAGATGTGATTGAACAAATCTTGAAAATCGCTCCAGAAAAAGTAGTTTATGTGAGTTGTAATTCGGCTACACAAGCCCGTGATTTGGCTTTAATGGATGAGAAATACAAGGTAACTAAAGTGCGTCCTGTAGATATGTTCCCGCAAACTCATCACGTGGAAAATGTGGTGTTATTGGAAAGAAAGTAG
- a CDS encoding DUF6452 family protein, which translates to MKKTILLLLVLSFAFSFSSCEKDDICDGNTITTPRLVITFYDANNASVTKNVTNLSIFSEGMDEAVSFSGNTLINGSTVSIPLKVNAESTTFRFILNYGSTSIVAPANEDIIKFNYRTQNIYVSRACGYKTNYTLDSTTPFVHSDAATPDQKWINVVYVSNPIIANENETHLEIYF; encoded by the coding sequence ATGAAAAAAACGATACTGCTCTTATTAGTACTCAGCTTTGCTTTCTCCTTCTCCAGTTGCGAGAAAGACGATATTTGTGATGGGAATACTATTACGACTCCCCGATTAGTAATTACATTTTATGATGCTAATAACGCCTCGGTAACTAAGAATGTAACAAACCTTAGTATTTTTAGTGAAGGAATGGATGAAGCAGTAAGCTTTAGTGGAAATACTTTAATTAACGGAAGTACGGTTTCTATTCCGCTGAAGGTAAATGCCGAATCGACTACTTTTCGATTCATTTTAAATTATGGAAGTACCAGTATTGTAGCGCCTGCCAACGAAGATATTATCAAATTCAATTACAGAACCCAAAATATTTATGTATCACGTGCTTGTGGTTATAAAACAAATTATACTTTGGACTCAACTACGCCTTTCGTACATTCGGATGCTGCAACACCTGATCAAAAATGGATAAATGTGGTTTATGTAAGTAACCCTATTATAGCTAATGAAAATGAAACACACCTTGAAATATATTTTTAG
- a CDS encoding DUF6048 family protein, which produces MKHTLKYIFSSFLILSLFFAQAQETKVVPKDSLSKGIITQKAAVSSKTSTTPKKDSIAIPIKKDRYGVRLGVDLFKLSKSFYDKDYKGIELVGDYRYDKKHYIAAEVGNENKTTDDARLNFTTKGSYIKVGFDYNGYENWLDMENIISIGLRYGFSSFSQQLNSYKIYNTNQYFGEIPPLTSGQKYNGLTASWIEVVAGMKAKVFNNVFVGFSLRLNRLVSNKQPSNFENLYIPGFNRTYNGDFGVGFNYTVTYFVPMFKKVVKPADTKKAEKKK; this is translated from the coding sequence ATGAAACACACCTTGAAATATATTTTTAGTAGCTTCCTGATTTTATCTTTGTTTTTTGCACAAGCACAAGAAACTAAAGTAGTACCAAAAGACAGTTTAAGTAAAGGAATCATCACTCAAAAAGCGGCTGTTAGCTCTAAAACGAGTACAACTCCCAAAAAGGATTCCATTGCAATTCCTATAAAAAAAGACCGTTATGGTGTTCGTTTAGGTGTCGATTTATTCAAACTAAGCAAAAGTTTTTATGACAAAGATTATAAAGGAATTGAACTAGTAGGAGATTATCGTTACGACAAAAAACATTACATCGCTGCCGAAGTTGGTAACGAAAATAAAACCACCGATGACGCCCGATTAAACTTCACCACTAAGGGTTCCTACATCAAAGTAGGTTTTGATTATAATGGCTACGAAAACTGGCTAGATATGGAAAATATCATTTCTATTGGTTTACGTTATGGTTTTAGTTCTTTTAGCCAACAATTGAACAGTTACAAAATCTACAATACCAATCAGTATTTTGGTGAAATTCCGCCATTGACATCTGGGCAAAAATACAACGGTTTAACGGCAAGTTGGATTGAAGTGGTTGCCGGAATGAAAGCCAAAGTATTCAACAATGTGTTTGTAGGCTTCAGTCTTCGATTAAACCGATTGGTGAGCAACAAGCAACCAAGCAATTTTGAAAACTTATACATTCCGGGATTCAACCGTACGTACAATGGTGATTTTGGAGTAGGATTCAACTATACAGTAACATATTTTGTTCCAATGTTCAAAAAAGTCGTAAAACCTGCTGATACCAAAAAAGCAGAAAAGAAAAAATAA
- a CDS encoding THUMP domain-containing class I SAM-dependent RNA methyltransferase, with product MEENYKMIAKTFFGFEEILATELRNLGAQNVEQGVRMVSFKGDKGFMYKANLALRTALKILKPIYSFRANNEKALYKGISGVNWSKFISANQTFVIDTTVHSEYFNHSEFVSQKCKDAIVDQFRERTGQRPSIDKVHPDLRINIHIDKDQVSVALDTSGKPLNQRGYRTSTNIAPINEVLAAGILLLSGWDGQSDFLDPMCGSGTFLAEAAMIACNIPANINRKEFAFEKWKDWDNELFDKITDSLLGKVREFHYTIKGYDKAPSAVLKAKENVRNANLDEYVTISENNFFDSEKNTEGKLHIVFNPPYDERLDIHMEKFYKNIGDTLKQSYPGTNAWFITGNLDALKFVGLRPSRKIKLFNAGLEARLVKYEMYEGSKRTKFQERS from the coding sequence ATGGAAGAAAATTATAAGATGATAGCCAAAACCTTTTTTGGTTTTGAAGAAATATTAGCTACTGAATTACGAAACTTAGGCGCTCAAAATGTAGAACAGGGAGTACGAATGGTGAGTTTTAAAGGTGACAAAGGTTTTATGTACAAGGCGAATTTGGCATTGCGTACCGCTTTAAAAATCCTAAAACCCATTTATTCTTTTAGAGCGAATAACGAAAAAGCGCTTTACAAAGGTATTTCGGGAGTGAACTGGTCAAAGTTTATTAGTGCCAATCAGACTTTTGTAATAGACACAACTGTACACTCGGAATATTTTAATCACTCGGAGTTTGTTTCTCAAAAATGTAAGGATGCGATTGTGGATCAGTTTAGAGAAAGAACAGGGCAACGTCCTAGTATTGATAAGGTACATCCAGATTTACGCATTAACATTCATATTGATAAAGATCAGGTTTCGGTAGCCTTAGATACTTCGGGCAAACCTTTGAACCAACGTGGTTACAGAACGTCTACGAATATTGCTCCTATTAACGAGGTTTTGGCAGCGGGAATTTTGTTGTTGTCGGGTTGGGATGGACAGTCTGATTTCTTGGATCCAATGTGTGGTTCTGGAACCTTCCTTGCCGAAGCGGCTATGATTGCTTGTAATATTCCGGCAAACATTAACCGTAAAGAATTTGCTTTCGAAAAATGGAAAGACTGGGATAATGAGTTGTTTGACAAAATCACCGATAGTTTGTTGGGCAAAGTTCGTGAGTTTCATTACACCATTAAAGGGTATGACAAAGCGCCTTCGGCAGTGTTGAAAGCGAAGGAAAATGTTCGAAATGCCAATCTGGATGAATATGTAACCATCTCAGAAAATAATTTCTTTGACAGCGAAAAAAACACCGAAGGAAAATTGCATATCGTGTTTAATCCGCCTTATGATGAGCGTTTGGATATCCATATGGAAAAATTCTATAAAAATATTGGGGATACCTTGAAACAAAGCTATCCAGGAACCAATGCTTGGTTTATTACCGGAAATCTCGATGCGTTGAAATTTGTGGGTTTAAGACCTTCTCGTAAAATTAAATTATTCAACGCCGGACTGGAAGCACGTTTGGTGAAATACGAAATGTACGAAGGTAGTAAGCGAACGAAATTTCAGGAGAGAAGTTAG
- a CDS encoding SAM-dependent methyltransferase: protein MSEVQNPTQPNQEQAGEAWFSSWFDTPYYHILYKERDDRDAQHFMDNLTHYLNLPENAKVLDLCCGKGRHSIYLNQLGFDVIGADLSENSIAEASKSANETLHFKVHDMREPFEEKYDAIFNLFTSFGYFENDDDNLTTLKAIKNSLTDYGFAVIDFMNVHQVIEMLVPEEVKTVDGIDFHLKRYVADGHIFKEIDFEDQGKKYHFTEKVKALTLQDFEALMDEAGIYLLDIFGDYKLKKYHKTESERLIMIFK, encoded by the coding sequence ATGTCTGAAGTACAAAATCCAACACAACCCAATCAGGAGCAAGCTGGCGAAGCTTGGTTTAGTTCGTGGTTTGACACTCCTTATTACCATATCCTTTACAAAGAACGCGACGACCGTGATGCCCAACATTTCATGGACAATTTAACGCATTACTTAAATCTTCCTGAAAATGCCAAAGTTTTGGATTTATGCTGTGGCAAAGGACGTCATTCGATTTATTTGAACCAATTGGGATTTGACGTCATTGGAGCCGATTTATCTGAAAACAGTATCGCCGAAGCCAGCAAAAGTGCCAACGAAACCCTGCACTTCAAGGTACACGACATGCGCGAGCCTTTTGAAGAAAAATACGATGCCATTTTCAATTTGTTTACCAGTTTTGGCTATTTTGAAAATGACGACGACAATTTAACCACTTTAAAAGCCATCAAAAACAGCTTGACCGACTATGGTTTTGCTGTAATTGATTTCATGAACGTACATCAGGTTATTGAAATGCTGGTTCCTGAAGAGGTAAAAACCGTAGATGGAATCGACTTTCACCTGAAACGCTATGTTGCCGACGGTCATATTTTCAAAGAAATTGACTTTGAAGACCAAGGCAAAAAATACCATTTTACCGAAAAAGTAAAAGCACTAACATTACAGGACTTCGAAGCCTTGATGGACGAAGCCGGAATTTACCTTTTGGATATCTTTGGCGATTATAAATTAAAAAAATACCATAAAACCGAAAGCGAACGATTAATTATGATATTTAAATAG
- a CDS encoding ZIP family metal transporter, which produces MNYLLPLLSVLLGYIIALVLKPKNKSNLKLLLAFSGSFLLSLTVMHLLPEIYESHLHDGVESHDNNIGIFIMLGILFQIILEFFSKGAEHGHVHGHHNMSHIPWLLFISLCIHAFLEGFPVGHNHDNLALGIAIHHLPIAIILTTFFINSHLNKQAIFAFMLTFALMTPLGTFASDYLTTLSHYHNQITAIVIGILFHISSTIIFESSEGHKFNVAKVSMIVLGIVLAYFL; this is translated from the coding sequence ATGAACTACCTTTTACCTTTACTTTCTGTACTCCTTGGGTATATCATTGCTTTGGTTTTAAAACCTAAAAACAAAAGCAACCTCAAACTGCTATTAGCATTTAGTGGTTCGTTTTTGCTTTCGCTTACCGTGATGCACCTACTACCCGAAATCTACGAAAGTCATCTACATGACGGGGTAGAAAGTCACGACAACAACATTGGGATTTTCATCATGCTGGGAATTTTATTCCAGATTATTCTGGAATTTTTCTCCAAAGGTGCCGAACATGGTCACGTTCACGGCCATCACAATATGTCCCATATTCCATGGTTGCTGTTCATCAGTCTTTGTATTCACGCTTTCTTGGAAGGATTTCCTGTGGGGCACAACCATGACAACCTAGCACTAGGAATCGCCATTCACCACCTACCTATTGCCATTATTTTGACCACTTTTTTCATCAATTCACATTTGAACAAGCAGGCTATTTTTGCCTTCATGCTTACTTTTGCCTTGATGACACCGCTGGGCACTTTTGCCTCCGATTATCTCACTACGCTGAGCCATTACCATAACCAAATTACCGCTATCGTAATCGGGATTTTATTCCATATTTCTTCGACTATTATTTTCGAAAGCAGCGAAGGACACAAATTCAATGTTGCCAAAGTTTCCATGATTGTACTGGGAATCGTTTTGGCGTATTTTTTATAA
- a CDS encoding restriction endonuclease — MEIPKFHETFIPILKVLENGETLQARELYQKVIDKFYTDLSKEQLEEKTKSGDLLIINRIAWGKSYLKKGGYIEFPKRGFVKITDKGKTHAKSDLTLKQVENSDNYLEFYNQENSKKESTPSNIENASPQDLIDEGFDQIDIQVKDELLEKLKDIDPFYFEKVILILLKKMGYGDFVETAKTGDGGIDGIINEDKLGLDKIYIQAKRYGENKVREKDIRNFIGAMSGDTQKGVFVTTSSFDTGATKKAHDAHHTIILIDGLKLVDLMHQYNVGIQVKAVYEVKELDNDFFEDNN; from the coding sequence ATGGAAATACCAAAATTTCATGAGACTTTCATCCCGATTTTGAAAGTGTTAGAAAATGGAGAAACTCTTCAAGCAAGAGAATTATATCAAAAAGTAATTGATAAATTCTACACTGATCTTTCAAAAGAGCAATTGGAAGAAAAAACAAAAAGTGGAGACCTTTTAATAATTAACCGAATTGCTTGGGGGAAATCTTACTTGAAAAAGGGTGGATATATTGAATTTCCAAAGAGGGGATTTGTAAAAATAACAGATAAAGGGAAAACTCATGCTAAATCAGACTTGACTTTAAAACAAGTTGAAAATTCTGATAATTACCTTGAATTCTATAATCAAGAAAACTCTAAAAAAGAATCGACTCCTTCAAATATTGAGAACGCCTCACCCCAAGACCTGATTGACGAAGGTTTTGACCAAATTGACATTCAGGTAAAAGATGAATTATTAGAAAAACTAAAGGACATTGATCCATTCTATTTTGAGAAAGTAATTCTTATTCTTCTCAAAAAAATGGGGTACGGTGATTTTGTTGAAACAGCAAAAACAGGAGATGGTGGAATTGATGGGATAATCAATGAGGATAAACTTGGACTGGACAAAATTTACATTCAAGCCAAACGATATGGAGAAAATAAAGTCAGAGAGAAGGATATTCGGAATTTTATTGGTGCAATGAGTGGAGACACCCAAAAAGGTGTTTTCGTCACGACATCATCGTTTGATACAGGTGCAACGAAAAAAGCTCATGATGCTCATCACACAATAATTCTGATTGATGGTTTGAAATTAGTAGACCTTATGCATCAATATAATGTAGGTATTCAAGTAAAAGCAGTATACGAAGTTAAAGAATTGGACAATGATTTCTTCGAAGACAATAATTAA
- a CDS encoding HNH endonuclease, producing the protein MANRWGIPKHIEEFVKKRDTKCVYCRIVFTTENNSRKNKPSWEHIVNDIRLNGTDNIALCCMSCNASKGSKLIEDWLESDYCKKKEITVDSIDEVVKKALKNPPKLNNK; encoded by the coding sequence ATGGCAAATCGTTGGGGAATACCAAAGCATATTGAAGAATTTGTAAAAAAACGAGATACTAAATGTGTTTATTGCAGAATAGTATTCACGACTGAAAATAACTCACGGAAAAACAAACCATCTTGGGAGCATATTGTAAATGATATTAGACTTAATGGGACTGATAATATAGCTCTTTGTTGTATGTCGTGTAACGCAAGTAAAGGATCAAAATTAATTGAGGATTGGCTTGAAAGTGACTACTGCAAGAAAAAAGAAATAACGGTTGATTCTATTGATGAAGTTGTAAAAAAAGCATTGAAGAATCCACCAAAATTGAATAATAAATAA